The following are from one region of the Deferrivibrio essentukiensis genome:
- a CDS encoding protein phosphatase CheZ, whose product MAEELKDIGELIEIAKKINSGEYDITNISISPESELFEIAKYFSDAVKTLSEVSNTVEDSFDDLPLFEKVLTEVINDTKKASEEILNLSDNINFIIDEVKENIKLLKDYVHSGDFEHALGVIDRILDKTIEGQDVSFDMIASLEFQDISKQKIDKLIRIIKVLERKIGELVIKLGLKDNKIDVDTLNRAGNIDEILNDQDIVDALLKEFGN is encoded by the coding sequence ATGGCTGAAGAGTTAAAGGATATTGGCGAACTTATTGAAATAGCCAAAAAGATTAACAGTGGCGAATACGATATAACAAATATTTCTATTAGCCCTGAAAGTGAGCTTTTTGAAATAGCAAAATATTTTAGCGATGCTGTTAAAACACTTTCTGAAGTAAGCAATACAGTGGAAGACTCTTTTGATGATTTACCATTATTTGAAAAAGTACTAACAGAAGTTATAAATGATACAAAAAAAGCTTCTGAAGAAATTTTAAATCTGTCTGATAATATTAATTTTATCATAGATGAAGTAAAAGAAAACATTAAGCTTTTAAAAGATTATGTCCATTCAGGGGATTTTGAACATGCCCTTGGAGTTATTGATAGAATATTAGACAAGACAATTGAAGGGCAAGATGTATCTTTTGATATGATTGCCTCTTTAGAATTTCAGGACATCTCCAAACAAAAGATTGACAAGCTTATAAGAATAATAAAAGTCTTGGAAAGAAAAATAGGTGAGCTTGTTATTAAACTTGGATTAAAAGATAATAAAATAGATGTTGATACTCTAAACAGAGCCGGAAATATAGATGAAATCCTAAATGATCAAGATATAGTTGACGCTCTTTTGAAAGAGTTTGGCAATTAA
- a CDS encoding response regulator — MAYDHRIITVDDSSTMRRIIKNTLIKIGFSNILEAGNGIEALEVLAQNNVDLIITDWNMPEMDGLTFVKTLRAKDQYKEIPILMVTTEAAKEDILTALKSGVNNYVVKPFTPDILQEKVFKLLGL; from the coding sequence ATGGCCTACGACCACAGAATCATTACTGTTGATGATTCATCCACAATGAGACGTATTATAAAAAATACACTTATAAAAATCGGTTTTTCAAATATATTGGAAGCCGGCAACGGTATTGAAGCACTAGAAGTTTTAGCACAAAACAATGTAGACTTAATCATTACTGACTGGAATATGCCTGAGATGGATGGGCTTACTTTTGTAAAAACTTTAAGAGCTAAAGATCAGTACAAGGAGATACCTATTTTAATGGTCACCACAGAAGCTGCAAAAGAGGATATACTCACAGCTCTTAAAAGCGGAGTCAATAACTACGTGGTTAAGCCTTTCACTCCCGATATTTTACAGGAGAAAGTGTTTAAGCTCTTGGGACTTTAA
- the fliN gene encoding flagellar motor switch protein FliN: MKNQLQPNRDSNLYKFFDLFGEVFSNSVGTIISKPLIYEVADIFESDAETVENESKGKAGIYFSDKGNSVNGLLIFDIKLITAFADIMLMGEGNGADDLNPDLIDAVKELASQGVSAVNVPFQEKFGTKISFEVTKVEKIEKITIDSDLLVQNYKISYDNNEEVYQLVISDSIKNILGKEQENTQDNDFDFDDMPGFEDTPKKSSNSFAQSYDGNIEMLLDVEIPVSVRIGSTKMFLKDIVGIGPGNIIELDNYADEPIELLVNNKPIARGEVVIVDGFFGIRIKEIISREERLKKLRDA; encoded by the coding sequence GTGAAAAATCAATTACAACCGAACAGAGATAGTAACCTTTACAAATTTTTTGACTTATTTGGGGAAGTATTTTCAAACAGTGTAGGCACGATAATAAGTAAGCCTCTAATTTATGAGGTTGCGGATATTTTTGAATCGGATGCTGAAACAGTTGAAAATGAAAGTAAAGGGAAGGCAGGAATATATTTCAGTGATAAAGGAAACAGTGTCAACGGACTGTTAATATTTGATATTAAATTAATAACGGCTTTTGCTGACATTATGCTTATGGGTGAAGGGAACGGGGCAGATGATTTGAATCCTGATTTAATAGATGCAGTAAAAGAGCTTGCATCACAAGGGGTATCAGCGGTAAATGTCCCATTTCAAGAAAAATTTGGGACTAAAATTTCATTTGAAGTTACTAAAGTTGAAAAAATAGAAAAAATAACAATAGATAGTGATTTGTTAGTTCAAAACTATAAAATTTCATACGATAATAATGAAGAGGTTTACCAACTGGTTATTTCAGATTCAATAAAAAATATTTTGGGTAAAGAACAAGAGAATACACAAGATAACGATTTTGATTTTGATGACATGCCCGGATTTGAGGATACCCCTAAAAAATCATCAAATAGCTTTGCGCAGTCTTATGACGGAAATATAGAGATGCTTCTTGATGTTGAAATCCCTGTCAGTGTAAGGATAGGCTCTACAAAAATGTTTTTGAAAGATATTGTGGGGATAGGCCCAGGTAATATTATTGAGCTTGACAACTATGCTGATGAGCCTATAGAGCTATTGGTAAATAACAAGCCGATTGCAAGGGGTGAAGTAGTTATTGTAGACGGATTCTTTGGAATCAGGATAAAAGAGATTATCAGCCGCGAAGAAAGATTAAAAAAATTAAGGGATGCATAA
- the fliM gene encoding flagellar motor switch protein FliM, with protein sequence MADILSQEEIDALLSTVAVDGIEEKQEDTLSYVPKKVSVYDFRRPDRVSKEQLRSIRNLHDKFARNFSSVFSNYLRTITDINLVSVDQMTYGEFLMSLPDPTSFNVISMIPLEGNAVLEINPSIVFPIVDKLLGGPGQPLYKIREMTSLEQNIIQSVIALILNELEDIWKQIIPNIKFKREISENSPQVVQIVAQNEVVVLVVFEVKFGEVTGMINLCLPAITLEPILGKINSQDWLIGAKKMKGGQHESKIIELLQEIKIPVYAELGKTTLLVQEILDLATDDVVVLDRKSNQDIKVNVNNLESFLGEPGIVGVKKGIKIKKIIAELSSEKSITTEQR encoded by the coding sequence GTGGCAGATATTTTAAGCCAAGAAGAAATTGATGCTCTACTATCGACTGTCGCAGTAGACGGCATTGAAGAAAAGCAGGAAGATACTTTAAGCTATGTCCCTAAAAAAGTATCCGTCTACGATTTTAGAAGACCTGACAGGGTCTCAAAAGAACAGTTGCGCTCTATTAGAAACTTACACGATAAATTTGCCAGAAACTTCAGCTCCGTATTTTCAAATTACTTAAGGACAATAACAGATATAAATTTGGTAAGTGTAGACCAAATGACCTATGGTGAATTTCTAATGTCACTACCTGACCCAACAAGCTTTAATGTAATAAGTATGATACCGCTCGAAGGAAATGCCGTTCTTGAAATAAATCCATCTATCGTTTTCCCTATAGTTGATAAGCTATTAGGAGGTCCAGGTCAGCCTTTATATAAAATTCGCGAAATGACATCTTTAGAACAAAATATTATACAAAGTGTTATTGCTCTGATACTTAATGAGCTTGAAGATATATGGAAACAAATTATCCCTAACATCAAATTTAAAAGAGAAATAAGTGAAAACAGTCCTCAAGTTGTCCAAATTGTTGCTCAAAACGAAGTGGTCGTACTTGTAGTATTTGAGGTGAAATTCGGAGAAGTTACCGGGATGATAAATTTATGTCTGCCTGCAATTACTTTAGAGCCTATACTTGGTAAAATAAACTCTCAAGATTGGCTTATCGGAGCCAAAAAGATGAAAGGTGGACAGCACGAAAGTAAAATTATTGAGCTATTGCAAGAAATTAAAATTCCTGTCTATGCTGAGCTTGGTAAAACAACCCTGTTAGTTCAAGAAATCCTTGACCTTGCTACTGACGATGTGGTTGTACTTGATAGAAAGTCAAATCAAGATATTAAGGTAAATGTTAACAACTTGGAAAGTTTTCTTGGAGAGCCTGGTATTGTGGGAGTGAAAAAAGGGATAAAAATAAAAAAGATTATTGCGGAGTTAAGCAGTGAAAAATCAATTACAACCGAACAGAGATAG
- a CDS encoding protein-glutamate methylesterase/protein-glutamine glutaminase — MAIRLLVVDDSAFMRKAIENMLQKAPDIQIVGFGRNGKEAVELAEKLRPDVITLDIEMPIMDGLEALSQIMSKCPTSVIMVSSLTSEGAEATIKALELGAVDFLTKDKSFASFGVMKLEDQIIEKIRQFATKKHFRIPTAKPKQSIQPKTTFTPTAVKAGSGNKRIVAIGTSTGGPQSLQKVIPLLPSSLNKPVLVVQHMPPNFTASLANRLNTLSQLTVVEAQGKEKLEPNIVYIAKGGFHLKIKKIGTNYYTDVTNEPSNMLHIPSVDVMVESVAENFGRDALGVIMTGMGSDGLKGLQKLKGLGGAVIAQNQETCVVYGMPRAVVEAGIADEVVPLESIANTIINYCK; from the coding sequence ATGGCAATTAGACTGCTTGTAGTCGATGATTCCGCTTTTATGAGAAAAGCGATTGAAAACATGTTACAAAAAGCACCTGACATACAAATTGTTGGTTTTGGAAGAAACGGTAAAGAGGCTGTCGAGCTTGCCGAAAAGTTAAGACCTGATGTTATCACCCTTGATATTGAAATGCCTATTATGGATGGACTTGAGGCTCTAAGTCAAATTATGTCAAAATGCCCTACTTCTGTTATTATGGTAAGTTCACTTACTTCCGAAGGGGCTGAAGCCACTATAAAAGCGCTTGAACTTGGTGCAGTTGACTTTCTGACAAAAGATAAGTCATTTGCAAGTTTCGGTGTAATGAAGCTGGAAGATCAAATTATCGAAAAAATTAGACAATTTGCAACGAAAAAACATTTTAGAATACCAACTGCTAAACCGAAACAATCAATACAGCCTAAAACTACATTTACACCTACTGCTGTAAAAGCCGGTAGCGGTAATAAAAGAATAGTAGCTATTGGCACCTCAACGGGTGGTCCCCAGTCTTTGCAAAAGGTTATACCGCTGCTTCCGTCATCATTAAACAAGCCTGTACTGGTTGTCCAACATATGCCACCTAATTTTACAGCTTCACTTGCAAACAGACTAAACACGCTTAGTCAGCTTACAGTTGTTGAAGCTCAAGGGAAAGAAAAGCTTGAACCAAATATAGTTTACATTGCAAAAGGCGGATTTCATCTAAAGATTAAAAAAATTGGGACGAATTATTATACAGATGTGACTAATGAACCATCTAATATGCTGCACATTCCGAGTGTGGATGTTATGGTGGAGTCCGTTGCAGAAAATTTTGGACGGGATGCTTTAGGAGTAATAATGACCGGTATGGGAAGTGACGGATTGAAAGGCTTACAAAAGTTAAAAGGTTTGGGCGGTGCTGTTATAGCTCAAAACCAAGAAACATGCGTAGTTTACGGTATGCCAAGAGCTGTAGTTGAAGCTGGTATTGCAGATGAAGTTGTACCACTTGAATCCATTGCAAATACCATTATCAACTATTGCAAGTAA
- a CDS encoding sigma-70 family RNA polymerase sigma factor has product MTGYDKYLDKISAEDQNTLAEEFIPKIKSWVIRISQTLPSSVDLDELYSAACLGLVESFKRFDKSRNVEFKAFAERRIKGAILDALRQMDVLPRNLRTKVKSLETKIAELSTKLGRKPNAEELAEYTNMELDEVFNLLQVLENNQVISLNNSVGDDNETDLVDFIKGTFLNPEEAIEKEELIGLLSDAIDKLNEKEKAVITLYYYEELTMKEIGEVLNITESRTSQIHSAAVAKLKKRLKGAFYGN; this is encoded by the coding sequence GTGACAGGTTATGATAAATATTTAGATAAAATTTCCGCTGAAGACCAAAATACTCTCGCTGAAGAGTTTATCCCTAAAATAAAAAGCTGGGTAATCAGAATCTCCCAAACTTTACCCTCATCGGTAGACCTTGACGAACTTTATTCAGCCGCATGTCTGGGACTGGTTGAAAGCTTTAAACGATTTGATAAGTCAAGAAATGTTGAATTTAAAGCATTTGCTGAAAGAAGGATTAAAGGGGCAATTTTAGACGCCCTGAGGCAAATGGATGTCTTACCGAGAAACCTTAGAACAAAAGTAAAATCTCTTGAAACAAAGATAGCTGAACTTTCTACTAAATTAGGAAGAAAACCTAACGCAGAAGAGCTTGCAGAATATACTAATATGGAACTTGATGAAGTTTTTAACTTGTTACAAGTTCTTGAAAACAACCAGGTTATTAGTCTAAACAACTCTGTAGGGGATGATAATGAAACAGACCTGGTAGACTTTATAAAAGGAACTTTTCTAAATCCTGAAGAAGCTATTGAAAAAGAAGAGCTTATAGGTTTATTATCAGATGCAATTGACAAGCTTAACGAAAAAGAAAAAGCTGTAATTACATTATATTATTATGAAGAGCTTACAATGAAAGAAATAGGTGAAGTATTAAATATAACCGAATCGAGAACTTCGCAAATACATTCAGCAGCTGTGGCAAAACTGAAAAAAAGATTGAAAGGGGCATTCTATGGCAATTAG
- a CDS encoding MinD/ParA family protein, translating to MADQAQQLRKIAWERKKKAKYITVSSGKGGVGKTNFSVNFAYLLAKNGKKVLLFDADLGLANVDILLNLSPKNTIIDYFEKNLSPKELITTSNYGFDVIPASSGFSKLASISEEDFEKLIEIFVYIDEKYEYIIFDAGAGISENVMKFVAISDYNIILTQAEPTAITDAYALIKVANKDYGIKEINLVINRITDEKAANALFDNLQKIIDKFLKININFLGYLREDTNIIKSVKKQQPLAVFNPNSVYIKDLSAVLQKLNGITVEIPKNNISLKDILRRLVS from the coding sequence ATGGCAGATCAGGCACAACAACTAAGAAAGATAGCCTGGGAAAGGAAAAAGAAGGCTAAGTATATTACCGTTTCCAGCGGCAAAGGTGGAGTCGGAAAAACTAATTTCTCAGTAAACTTTGCCTACCTGCTAGCAAAAAACGGAAAAAAAGTCCTCTTGTTTGATGCGGACTTGGGGTTAGCAAATGTTGACATATTACTTAATTTAAGTCCCAAAAATACCATTATTGACTATTTTGAAAAAAATCTCTCTCCAAAAGAGTTAATCACGACTTCAAACTACGGATTTGACGTAATCCCGGCATCAAGCGGTTTTTCAAAGCTTGCTTCTATCTCGGAAGAAGATTTTGAAAAATTAATTGAGATTTTTGTCTATATTGATGAAAAATATGAATATATCATCTTTGATGCAGGTGCAGGTATTTCTGAAAACGTAATGAAGTTTGTTGCGATTTCCGACTACAACATAATTTTAACCCAAGCTGAGCCGACAGCAATAACCGACGCATATGCACTTATCAAAGTGGCCAACAAAGATTACGGCATAAAAGAGATAAACCTTGTAATAAACAGAATAACTGACGAAAAGGCAGCAAACGCACTATTTGACAATTTACAAAAAATAATTGATAAGTTTCTTAAAATAAACATAAATTTTCTTGGTTACCTCAGAGAGGATACTAATATTATTAAATCGGTAAAAAAGCAGCAACCTCTTGCGGTATTTAATCCAAATTCCGTTTATATAAAAGATTTATCAGCAGTTTTGCAAAAGCTAAACGGGATTACCGTTGAAATTCCCAAAAATAACATTAGCTTAAAAGATATATTAAGGAGGCTTGTATCATGA
- the flhF gene encoding flagellar biosynthesis protein FlhF: protein MKIKKYEVYDMKEAMALIKKELGPDAVILSTRKIVKNGSFGLFSRPMIEVTAAIDYTAKREVKKPKENYNPAPEKNTDDSADISKITDIINSLGLNKFEMLLNDMNEIKKQISEMKTAISENIALDLPKSLQEVYNIMIKNEVDDVLSYKFLKKIENRIPENSTHLQIKSIAAQLFGDLIPTEKSYFSSLKKKVLALVGPTGVGKTTTVAKIAANLALKLQKSVALISIDTFRIGAVEQLKSYAEIIDVPLRVASSPTELNEIILEFEDYEYILLDTMGRSQYDTAQIDDLKSFLTINPLINVALVLSMSSNHSELGDTFNRYSKLSPDYLIFTKLDETRYFGSLASLPILKKVPILLMTNGQNVPEDMEIPDGKKIAKFIFNEIPNLWRS, encoded by the coding sequence ATGAAAATAAAAAAGTATGAAGTTTATGATATGAAAGAGGCGATGGCACTTATCAAAAAAGAGCTTGGACCTGATGCAGTTATCTTATCCACAAGAAAAATTGTAAAAAATGGCAGCTTCGGACTTTTTTCAAGGCCAATGATTGAAGTCACCGCTGCCATAGATTATACAGCCAAAAGGGAAGTAAAAAAACCGAAAGAAAATTATAATCCTGCACCTGAAAAAAATACGGACGATAGTGCAGATATAAGTAAAATTACTGATATAATAAACTCTTTGGGGCTTAATAAGTTTGAAATGCTTCTTAACGATATGAATGAAATCAAGAAGCAAATCAGTGAAATGAAAACTGCAATTTCTGAAAATATTGCTCTTGATTTGCCAAAATCATTACAAGAAGTCTATAATATTATGATAAAAAACGAAGTGGATGATGTCCTCAGTTATAAGTTTCTCAAAAAGATAGAAAACCGTATTCCTGAAAATTCCACACATTTGCAGATAAAAAGTATTGCTGCTCAGCTATTTGGTGACTTGATACCTACGGAAAAGAGTTATTTCTCATCTTTAAAGAAAAAAGTTTTGGCACTTGTCGGCCCGACCGGCGTGGGGAAAACTACCACTGTGGCAAAAATTGCCGCTAACCTTGCCCTCAAATTACAAAAATCTGTTGCACTTATTTCGATAGACACATTTAGAATCGGTGCCGTAGAGCAGTTAAAGAGCTATGCGGAAATAATTGATGTCCCGTTAAGAGTTGCAAGTAGCCCCACAGAATTAAATGAAATAATTTTGGAATTTGAAGATTATGAATACATACTCCTTGATACGATGGGTAGAAGCCAATATGACACAGCACAGATTGACGACCTGAAAAGTTTTCTTACCATTAATCCTTTGATAAATGTGGCTTTAGTGCTCTCAATGAGCTCAAACCATAGTGAGCTGGGTGACACTTTTAACAGATATTCAAAATTAAGCCCTGATTACCTAATATTTACAAAGCTTGATGAAACAAGATATTTTGGAAGTCTGGCAAGTCTTCCTATCTTAAAAAAAGTCCCGATACTTCTCATGACAAATGGTCAAAACGTACCCGAAGATATGGAAATTCCGGATGGCAAAAAGATTGCTAAATTTATCTTCAACGAAATACCGAATTTATGGAGAAGTTAA
- the flhA gene encoding flagellar biosynthesis protein FlhA, translated as MAQETGVLSKLKSGDIFMPFLVVGILIVMIIPVPAPLLDIFLTMSITLALIILLVSLYIKEPLDFSTFPSVLLISTLFRLSLNVASTRRILLHGAEGEDAAGAVIMSFGQFVVGGNFVIGLIIFLILVIINFVVITKGSGRVAEVAARFTLDAMPGKQMSIDADLNAGIIDEMQAKKLREDIQKRADFYGAMDGASKFVRGDAVAGLLITAINIIGGLIIGVAQFDMTVGEAAKRFTILTVGDGLVSQMPALIISTAAGIVVTRAGEQADLGTRLLAEMFKTTKILYVTGAILVFFGLIPGLPKLSFFILAGIMFAIAYYSKSSLKDIAEKEAEEPEEEPDEVPEEKAVRDLLDMDTMELEIGFNLIQLVDEQKGGNLLGRIKSIRRQIALEMGFIVPPVRIRDNLQIDPNNYVILIKGVKVASGFVLPDKWLVMNPDGDLNLVEGIESKDPAFGLDAKWVDTAEREKAELEGYTIVDPATVIATHITEVIKTNAFELVGRQETQDLLDKLKEKYPKLVEDLVPNILDLGLVHRVLQNLLKERISIRNLQTILEVLASYGTQSKNVDYLTEKVRIALKRQISESLLAPDGKLYVFTLASPIEQFLAKNIQQTDDGKDIVVDPSFGQKILSALMKKVDEINMKGLPPVLVISPPIRLPFRRFVEKFIPNLNIISHNEIADNVKIETLGNVEIQL; from the coding sequence ATGGCTCAGGAAACCGGTGTATTAAGTAAACTTAAAAGTGGCGATATATTTATGCCGTTTTTGGTAGTAGGCATCCTTATAGTAATGATTATACCTGTGCCTGCGCCTCTGCTCGATATTTTCCTTACAATGAGTATTACGCTTGCTCTAATAATTTTACTTGTTTCATTATACATAAAAGAGCCTCTTGATTTTTCTACATTCCCTTCGGTTTTACTTATTTCTACCTTGTTCAGACTTTCGTTAAACGTAGCATCAACAAGGCGAATATTACTCCACGGTGCCGAGGGTGAAGATGCTGCCGGTGCAGTAATTATGTCTTTTGGACAATTTGTAGTAGGGGGAAATTTTGTAATCGGTCTTATTATATTTTTGATTCTCGTTATTATAAATTTTGTAGTTATCACAAAAGGTTCAGGAAGGGTGGCTGAAGTAGCTGCAAGATTTACTCTTGATGCAATGCCCGGAAAGCAGATGAGTATAGATGCTGACCTTAATGCCGGTATCATCGATGAAATGCAGGCAAAAAAGCTGAGGGAAGACATTCAAAAGAGAGCTGATTTTTACGGAGCAATGGATGGTGCTTCTAAGTTTGTAAGGGGTGATGCAGTTGCAGGCCTTTTAATTACAGCAATAAATATCATTGGTGGACTTATCATAGGTGTTGCGCAGTTTGATATGACAGTAGGTGAGGCAGCAAAACGTTTTACAATATTAACAGTCGGTGACGGACTTGTAAGCCAGATGCCTGCACTTATCATTTCTACTGCAGCTGGTATTGTTGTGACAAGAGCTGGAGAACAAGCAGACTTAGGCACAAGACTTCTGGCAGAAATGTTTAAGACCACAAAAATACTTTATGTCACAGGTGCTATACTTGTATTTTTCGGTCTAATACCAGGGCTTCCAAAGCTATCATTTTTTATTCTTGCCGGGATAATGTTTGCAATTGCTTACTACTCCAAATCCTCACTGAAAGATATTGCTGAAAAAGAGGCTGAAGAACCTGAAGAAGAGCCTGATGAGGTGCCTGAAGAAAAAGCTGTAAGAGATCTGCTTGATATGGATACTATGGAGCTTGAAATTGGTTTTAATCTTATACAGCTTGTAGATGAGCAAAAAGGTGGGAATCTATTGGGCAGAATTAAATCTATTAGAAGACAAATAGCACTCGAGATGGGGTTTATAGTTCCCCCTGTAAGAATCAGAGATAACCTTCAAATTGATCCGAATAATTACGTTATTTTAATAAAAGGGGTAAAGGTAGCATCAGGCTTTGTGCTGCCTGATAAGTGGCTTGTAATGAACCCTGACGGAGATTTGAATCTTGTAGAAGGGATTGAATCAAAAGACCCTGCTTTTGGACTTGACGCCAAATGGGTAGATACTGCAGAACGTGAAAAAGCAGAGCTGGAAGGATACACGATAGTAGACCCTGCGACCGTCATAGCCACACATATCACAGAAGTAATTAAGACAAACGCATTTGAACTCGTAGGCAGACAAGAAACGCAGGATTTACTTGATAAATTAAAAGAAAAATATCCAAAATTAGTAGAAGATTTAGTCCCAAATATTTTGGATTTGGGGCTTGTCCATAGAGTATTACAAAACCTTCTCAAAGAAAGGATTTCTATCCGAAATCTTCAAACAATACTTGAAGTCCTGGCCTCATATGGTACACAATCAAAAAATGTTGATTATTTGACCGAAAAGGTAAGGATTGCACTTAAAAGACAGATTTCAGAAAGTCTCCTTGCTCCCGATGGTAAGCTTTACGTTTTTACACTGGCCTCCCCTATTGAACAATTTTTGGCAAAAAATATTCAACAAACAGATGATGGAAAAGATATTGTAGTCGACCCATCTTTTGGTCAAAAGATACTTTCCGCTTTAATGAAAAAAGTGGATGAAATAAATATGAAAGGGCTACCGCCTGTGCTCGTAATTTCTCCACCGATTAGACTCCCTTTTAGAAGATTTGTTGAAAAATTTATCCCTAATCTGAATATTATTTCTCACAACGAGATTGCAGATAATGTTAAAATAGAAACTTTAGGAAACGTGGAGATACAATTATGA
- a CDS encoding ABC transporter substrate-binding protein: protein MTAVIDTNISIKELVEKYPETLDILVANGFEMFKDENKLNSVGKILKLGSALKSKGFDEETFVKLLEEKVEQERNVSDVTMKKRVAVGDIKVKGLLPCPVRIPLLEGFDSFTEKFNEENGINITYKLEAASVGAKFLEEEIAKVESEDELPDIFVSAGFETFFDKRAIGRFKDNGVFVNPYFGEKLNDDFNGVDIEDPKGDYTIISTVPAVFMVNLQEIGDLKVPESWADLLSEEYYQKVALPVGDFDLFNAILISIYKDFGMDGVEKLGKILLKSMHPAQMVKNAGKKVADKPVVTIMPYFFTKMVRDVSTMKVVWPKDGAIISPIFMLVKRSKLEILKPVADFLFSKEVGEILSHKGLFPSLNPEVKNILPENAKFKWVGWDYIYSNDIGELIKTTNEVFEKSADEVK, encoded by the coding sequence ATGACAGCAGTAATTGATACAAATATTTCAATAAAAGAATTGGTTGAAAAATATCCTGAGACACTTGATATACTTGTTGCTAACGGTTTTGAAATGTTTAAGGATGAAAATAAGTTAAATAGTGTAGGTAAAATTTTAAAGCTTGGTTCAGCCCTGAAATCAAAAGGGTTTGACGAGGAAACCTTTGTAAAACTTTTGGAAGAGAAGGTTGAACAAGAAAGAAACGTAAGCGATGTTACGATGAAAAAGAGAGTGGCAGTGGGGGATATCAAAGTAAAAGGTTTACTCCCTTGTCCCGTAAGAATACCTCTTTTAGAAGGGTTTGACAGCTTTACAGAAAAATTTAATGAAGAAAATGGTATAAATATTACCTATAAACTTGAAGCAGCTTCAGTAGGTGCAAAGTTTCTTGAAGAAGAGATTGCAAAAGTGGAATCTGAAGATGAGCTTCCGGATATCTTTGTTTCTGCGGGCTTTGAGACATTTTTCGACAAGAGAGCCATTGGCAGATTTAAGGATAACGGGGTGTTTGTAAACCCTTATTTTGGTGAAAAATTAAATGATGATTTTAATGGAGTAGATATAGAAGACCCGAAGGGTGATTATACGATAATTAGTACTGTGCCTGCGGTATTTATGGTAAATTTGCAGGAAATCGGTGATTTAAAAGTCCCTGAAAGTTGGGCAGACCTTTTAAGTGAAGAGTATTATCAAAAAGTTGCTCTACCGGTTGGTGACTTTGACCTTTTTAATGCAATTTTGATAAGTATTTATAAAGATTTTGGTATGGATGGCGTGGAAAAATTGGGTAAAATTTTGCTCAAGTCAATGCATCCTGCACAGATGGTTAAAAATGCGGGTAAAAAAGTAGCAGACAAGCCGGTTGTGACTATTATGCCGTACTTTTTTACAAAGATGGTTAGGGACGTGTCTACAATGAAGGTTGTATGGCCTAAGGATGGAGCGATTATTTCACCTATTTTTATGCTTGTGAAAAGAAGTAAACTTGAGATTTTAAAACCTGTAGCTGACTTTCTATTTTCAAAAGAGGTAGGGGAAATACTTTCGCACAAAGGGCTTTTCCCATCTTTAAACCCTGAAGTAAAAAATATTTTGCCTGAAAATGCAAAATTCAAGTGGGTTGGTTGGGATTACATTTATTCAAATGATATTGGCGAATTGATAAAAACTACTAATGAAGTTTTTGAAAAAAGTGCAGATGAGGTGAAATAA